Proteins encoded together in one Porites lutea chromosome 2, jaPorLute2.1, whole genome shotgun sequence window:
- the LOC140929019 gene encoding uncharacterized protein isoform X1, translating into MTTAAPTTLTPTTIAIVGFNCTFERNLCSWTQDNTDQFDWTRTSGSTPSSSTGPSVDHTTGTANGSYIYIESSFPRKLNDTAKLISSIVPGTTAYGGKCLSFWYHMYGAHISTLSVYLRNGSHDTLLWSKAGTHGNKWLEAVVTVNSSTNFQVVFEGVRGRSFRGDIAIDDIVIKNGFCPALKACSFEDVQMCGWTNEKSADDFDWTRQSGSTSSSGTGPTNDHTYGTAKGYYMYIETSFPRKPGDKAILMSPKYPSTKGKCLQFWYHMYGSHIGTLNVRIKRMVRGKPTSFLMWSISDENGNHWWIAQVTITSNSDYWLVFEGVRGSGYRGDIAIDDVELLDNACPPPGDCNFEAGMCTWLNVPNNDDFDWLRGSGSTPSSYTGPSTDHTTNSTGGNYVFIETSSPRKVGDKAYLISQPFDPTNSTGICLKFWHHMKGASIGTLNVYIYTGNFSSMYLLWQRKGNKGNNWMLGQTPIRSTVTYQVVFEGIRGNSFTGDIALDDITFIVSAGSCTLKPSDATIDIDDCYPSPCKNNGTCIDGVNNYTCSCVPGFEGKNCTINIDDCYLSPCENNGTCIDGVNNYTCACVPGFEGKNCTMDIDDCDPYPCLNNGACIDGVNNYTCACSPGFEGRNCSINIDDCYPSPCENNGTCIDGVSNYNCSCVPGFEGKNCSMDIDDCYPSPCENNGTCIDGVNNYMCACVPGFEGKNCSIDIDDCDPYPCLNNGACIDGVNNYTCACSPGFEGRNCSINIDDCYPSPCENNGTCIDGVSNYTCACVPGFEGKNCTINTDDCAPYPCVNNGTCVDDVNNYTCACHPGFEGRNCSINTDDCDPYPCFNNGTCIDDVNNYTCACPPGFEGRDCSINTDDCDPYPCVNNGTCIDHVNNYTCACPPGFEGRNCSINFDDCYPSPCQNNGTCIDGVNNYSCACVPGFEGNNCTINTDDCDPYPCVNNATCIDGVNNYSCACSPGFEGRNCSINIDDCYPSPCKNNGTCIDGVNSYTCACVPGFEGKNCSIDTDDCYPYLCLNNGTCIDHVNNYTCACPPGFEGRNCSINTDDCYPKPCENNGTCIDGVNNYICTCVPGFEGKNCSINIDDCDPYPCVNNGTCIDGVDNYTCACIPGFQGRNCAINIDDCYPNPCENNGTCIDGVNKYTCACVPGFEGKNCTINTDDCDPYPCVNNATCIDGVNNYTCACHPGFEGRNCNINTDDCDPHPCVNNGTCTDMVNNYTCACQPGFEGRNCTINIDDCHLSPCENNGICIDGVNNYTCACVTGFEGKNCNINTDDCDPYSCLNNGTCIDGVNNYTCACHSGFEGRNCNININECYPSPCKNNGTCIDGVNNYTCACVPGFEGKNCTINTDDCDPYPCVNNATCIDGVNNYTCACSPGFEGRNCTININDCYPSPCENKGTCIDGVNSYTCACVPGFEGKNCTIDIDDCYPSPCENHGTCVDGVNNYTCVCLPGFEGKTCAIVKPAQCEHDQFRCKNGECIEASLVCDGVPNCLDYSDEEGPLADCEFVPEATVAAQRGGQKNTMYIGTGVAAGIIIIIVALVLAYFIKARKKRRRDELESMPKGVGNPVFDTDDGQQPLEDFFMSDIEKNMFATDDNFRILTNKPGAISMDNPLYLSDPYQDEVEC; encoded by the exons CAAATGGATCGTACATATACATTGAGTCATCTTTCCCAAGAAAGCTAAATGACACAGCGAAGCTTATAAGTTCAATTGTCCCCGGCACAACTGCTTATGGTGGAAAGTGTTTGTCGTTTTGGTATCACATGTATGGTGCACACATCAGTACTCTTAGTGTGTATCTAAGGAATGGTTCTCATGACACCCTCCTGTGGTCAAAGGCAGGGACTCATGGAAATAAGTGGCTTGAGGCAGTAGTTACAGTTAATAGCAGCACTAATTTTCAG GTTGTATTTGAAGGAGTTCGTGGTAGGAGCTTTCGAGGTGATATAGCAATTGATGACATCGTTATTAAAAATGGTTTCTGCCCAGCCTTGAAAGCTTGCTCATTTGAAGATGTTCAAATGTGCGGATGGACAAATGAAAAAAG tgctgatgactttgattGGACACGCCAGAGTGGCTCCACTTCAAGTTCCGGCACTGGCCCTACAAATGATCACACCTATGGAACAGCGAAAggttattacatgtatattgaAACCTCATTTCCAAGAAAGCCAGGAGACAAGGCAATTCTGATGAGCCCCAAATATCCATCAACAAAAGGAAAATGCCTTCAGTTCTGGTACCACATGTATGGAAGCCACATAGGGACCCTCAATGTTCGAATAAAGCGCATGGTTCGAGGAAAACCCACATCCTTTTTGATGTGGTCTATATCAGACGAAAATGGAAATCACTGGTGGATTGCTCAG GTGACAATCACATCAAATTCTGATTATTGGCTGGTATTTGAAGGAGTACGAGGGTCCGGTTATCGAGGTGACATAGCGATAGACGATGTAGAGTTACTGGATAATGCATGCCCACCTCCAGGTGATTGTAACTTCGAGGCAGGCATGTGTACTTGGCTCAATGTGCCTAATAATGATGATTTTGATTGGCTTCGCGGGAGTGGCTCCACACCAAGTTCTTATACTGGCCCTTCCACCGATCACACAACAAACTCAACTGGTG GCAACTATGTGTTCATTGAGACGTCATCCCCACGTAAAGTGGGTGACAAAGCGTATCTCATCAGCCAGCCATTTGATCCAACCAACAGCACTGGTATATGCTTGAAGTTCTGGCATCATATGAAAGGAGCATCCATTGGCACTTTGAATGTCTATATTTACACCGGTAACTTCTCTTCAATGTATCTGCTTTGGCAGAGGAAGGGAAATAAAGGAAACAATTGGATGCTTGGACAAACTCCAATCAGGAGCACTGTAACGTACCAG GTTGTGTTTGAAGGAATTCGTGGAAATAGCTTCACTGGCGACATTGCCTTGGATGATATAACCTTTATTGTTAGTGCAGGGAGTTGTACGCTTAAACCGTCTGATGCTACTATTG ATATTGATGACTGTTATCCCAGCCCTTGTAAAAACAATGGAACATGTATTGACGGTGTGAACAATTACACGTGCTCTTGCGTACCTGGATTTGAAGGAAAGAACTGCACAATCA aTATTGATGACTGTTATCTCAGCCCATGTGAGAACAATGGAACATGTATTGACGGTGTGAACAACTACACTTGCGCCTGCGTACCTGGATTTGAAGGAAAGAACTGCACTATGG acATTGATGACTGTGATCCTTACCCGTGTCTAAACAATGGAGCATGCATAGATGGTGTAAATAACTATACTTGCGCATGCTCTCCTGGCTTTGAAGGGAGGAACTGCAGCAtca ATATTGATGACTGTTATCCCAGCCCATGTGAGAACAATGGAACATGTATTGACGGTGTGAGCAACTACAATTGCTCCTGCGTACCTGGATTTGAAGGAAAGAACTGCTCCATGG ATATTGACGACTGTTATCCCAGCCCGTGtgaaaacaatggaacatgTATTGACGGTGTGAACAACTACATGTGCGCTTGTGTACCTGGATTTGAAGGAAAGAACTGCTCCATTG ACATTGATGACTGTGATCCTTACCCGTGTCTAAACAATGGAGCATGCATAGATGGTGTAAATAACTATACTTGCGCATGCTCTCCTGGCTTTGAAGGGAGGAACTGCAGCATCA ATATTGATGACTGTTATCCCAGCCCATGTGAGAACAATGGAACATGTATTGACGGTGTGAGCAACTACACTTGTGCTTGCGTACCTGGATTTGAGGGAAAGAACTGCACCATTA ACACAGATGACTGTGCTCCTTACCCGTGTGTAAACAATGGAACATGCGTAGATGATGTGAATAACTATACCTGTGCATGCCACCCTGGCTTTGAAGGGAGAAACTGCAGCATCA ACACCGATGACTGTGACCCTTACCCGTGTTTCAACAATGGAACGTGCATAGACGATGTGAATAACTATACTTGCGCATGCCCTCCTGGCTTTGAAGGGAGGGACTGCAGCAtca ACACAGATGACTGTGATCCTTACCCGTGTGTAAACAATGGAACATGCATAGATCATGTGAATAACTATACTTGCGCATGCCCTCCTGGCTTTGAAGGGAGGAACTGCAGCATCA ATTTTGACGACTGTTATCCTAGCCCCtgccaaaacaatggaacatgtATTGACGGAGTGAACAATTATTCTTGCGCTTGCGTACCTGGATTTGAAGGAAACAATTGCACCATTA ACACTGATGACTGTGATCCTTACCCGTGTGTAAACAATGCAACATGCATAGATGGTGTGAACAACTATTCTTGTGCATGCTCTCCTGGCTTTGAAGGAAGGAACTGCAGCATCA ATATTGACGACTGTTATCCCAGCCCGTGTAAAAACAATGGAACATGTATTGACGGTGTAAACAGTTACACTTGCGCTTGCGTACCTGGATTTGAAGGAAAGAACTGCTCCATAG ACACCGATGATTGTTATCCTTACCTGTGTTTAAACAATGGAACGTGCATAGATCATGTGAATAACTACACTTGCGCATGCCCTCCTGGCTTTGAAGGGAGAAACTGCAGCATCA ATACTGACGATTGTTATCCCAAGCCGTGTGAAAATAATGGAACATGTATCGATGGAGTGAACAACTACATTTGCACTTGCGTACCTGGATTTGAAGGAAAGAACTGCAGCATCA ACATTGATGACTGTGATCCTTACCCGTGTGTAAACAATGGAACATGCATAGATGGTGTAGATAATTATACTTGCGCATGTATCCCTGGCTTTCAAGGGAGGAACTGTGCTATAA ATATTGATGACTGTTATCCCAACCCGTGtgaaaacaatggaacatgTATTGACGGAGTGAACAAGTACACGTGCGCTTGCGTGCCTGGATTTGAAGGAAAGAATTGCACCATCA ACACAGATGACTGTGATCCTTACCCGTGTGTAAACAATGCAACATGCATAGATGGTGTAAATAACTATACTTGCGCATGCCACCCTGGCTTTGAAGGGAGGAACTGCAACATCA ACACTGATGATTGTGATCCTCACCCGTGCGTAAACAATGGAACATGCACAGATATGGTGAATAACTATACTTGCGCATGCCAGCCTGGCTTTGAAGGGAGGAACTGTACTATCa ATATTGATGACTGTCATCTCAGCCCGTGTGAAAACAATGGAATATGTATTGACGGAGTGAACAACTACACTTGTGCCTGCGTAACTGGCTTTGAAGGGAAAAACTGCAACATCA ACACTGATGACTGTGATCCTTATTCGTGTCTAAACAATGGAACATGCATAGATGGTGTGAATAACTATACCTGCGCATGTCATTCTGGCTTTGAAGGGAGGAATTGCAACATCA ATATTAATGAATGCTATCCCAGCCCGTGTAAAAACAATGGAACATGTATTGACGGTGTGAACAACTACACTTGCGCTTGCGTACCTGGATTTGAAGGAAAGAACTGCACCATCA ACACTGATGACTGTGATCCTTACCCCTGTGTAAACAATGCAACATGCATAGATGGTGTAAATAACTATACTTGCGCATGCTCTCCTGGCTTTGAAGGGAGGAACTGCACCATCA atatTAATGATTGTTATCCAAGCCCTTGTGAAAACAAAGGAACATGTATTGACGGTGTGAATAGCTACACTTGTGCTTGCGTTCCTGGCTTTGAAGGAAAGAACTGTACCATCG ATATTGATGACTGTTATCCCAGCCCGTGTGAAAACCACGGAACTTGTGTTGACGGAGTGAACAACTACACTTGCGTTTGCCTACCTGGCTTTGAAGGAAAGACCTGCGCCATCG TCAAACCTGCCCAGTGTGAGCATGACCAATTTAGATGCAAAAATGGCGAGTGCATAGAAGCCAGCCTTGTATGTGATGGTGTTCCAAATTGTCTTGATTATTCGGACGAAGAAGGCCCCCTTGCGGACTGCG AATTTGTACCTGAAGCAACTGTTGCTGCTCAAAGAGGgggccagaaaaacacaa TGTACATTGGCACCGGCGTAGCTGCAGGGATCATAATAATCATTGTTGCTCTTGTGCTGGCCTACTTTATTAAGGCGAGGAAAAA AAGAAGGAGAGACGAA
- the LOC140929019 gene encoding uncharacterized protein isoform X5, which yields MTTAAPTTLTPTTIAIVGFNCTFERNLCSWTQDNTDQFDWTRTSGSTPSSSTGPSVDHTTGTANGSYIYIESSFPRKLNDTAKLISSIVPGTTAYGGKCLSFWYHMYGAHISTLSVYLRNGSHDTLLWSKAGTHGNKWLEAVVTVNSSTNFQVVFEGVRGRSFRGDIAIDDIVIKNGFCPALKACSFEDVQMCGWTNEKSADDFDWTRQSGSTSSSGTGPTNDHTYGTAKGYYMYIETSFPRKPGDKAILMSPKYPSTKGKCLQFWYHMYGSHIGTLNVRIKRMVRGKPTSFLMWSISDENGNHWWIAQVTITSNSDYWLVFEGVRGSGYRGDIAIDDVELLDNACPPPGDCNFEAGMCTWLNVPNNDDFDWLRGSGSTPSSYTGPSTDHTTNSTGGNYVFIETSSPRKVGDKAYLISQPFDPTNSTGICLKFWHHMKGASIGTLNVYIYTGNFSSMYLLWQRKGNKGNNWMLGQTPIRSTVTYQVVFEGIRGNSFTGDIALDDITFIVSAGSCTLKPSDATIDIDDCYPSPCKNNGTCIDGVNNYTCSCVPGFEGKNCTINIDDCYLSPCENNGTCIDGVNNYTCACVPGFEGKNCTMDIDDCDPYPCLNNGACIDGVNNYTCACSPGFEGRNCSINIDDCYPSPCENNGTCIDGVSNYNCSCVPGFEGKNCSMDIDDCYPSPCENNGTCIDGVNNYMCACVPGFEGKNCSIDIDDCDPYPCLNNGACIDGVNNYTCACSPGFEGRNCSINIDDCYPSPCENNGTCIDGVSNYTCACVPGFEGKNCTINTDDCAPYPCVNNGTCVDDVNNYTCACHPGFEGRNCSINTDDCDPYPCFNNGTCIDDVNNYTCACPPGFEGRDCSINTDDCDPYPCVNNGTCIDHVNNYTCACPPGFEGRNCSINFDDCYPSPCQNNGTCIDGVNNYSCACVPGFEGNNCTINTDDCDPYPCVNNATCIDGVNNYSCACSPGFEGRNCSINIDDCYPSPCKNNGTCIDGVNSYTCACVPGFEGKNCSIDTDDCYPYLCLNNGTCIDHVNNYTCACPPGFEGRNCSINTDDCYPKPCENNGTCIDGVNNYICTCVPGFEGKNCSINIDDCDPYPCVNNGTCIDGVDNYTCACIPGFQGRNCAINIDDCYPNPCENNGTCIDGVNKYTCACVPGFEGKNCTINTDDCDPYPCVNNATCIDGVNNYTCACHPGFEGRNCNINTDDCDPHPCVNNGTCTDMVNNYTCACQPGFEGRNCTINIDDCHLSPCENNGICIDGVNNYTCACVTGFEGKNCNINTDDCDPYSCLNNGTCIDGVNNYTCACHSGFEGRNCNININECYPSPCKNNGTCIDGVNNYTCACVPGFEGKNCTINIDDCYPSPCENHGTCVDGVNNYTCVCLPGFEGKTCAIVKPAQCEHDQFRCKNGECIEASLVCDGVPNCLDYSDEEGPLADCEFVPEATVAAQRGGQKNTMYIGTGVAAGIIIIIVALVLAYFIKARKKRRRDELESMPKGVGNPVFDTDDGQQPLEDFFMSDIEKNMFATDDNFRILTNKPGAISMDNPLYLSDPYQDEVEC from the exons CAAATGGATCGTACATATACATTGAGTCATCTTTCCCAAGAAAGCTAAATGACACAGCGAAGCTTATAAGTTCAATTGTCCCCGGCACAACTGCTTATGGTGGAAAGTGTTTGTCGTTTTGGTATCACATGTATGGTGCACACATCAGTACTCTTAGTGTGTATCTAAGGAATGGTTCTCATGACACCCTCCTGTGGTCAAAGGCAGGGACTCATGGAAATAAGTGGCTTGAGGCAGTAGTTACAGTTAATAGCAGCACTAATTTTCAG GTTGTATTTGAAGGAGTTCGTGGTAGGAGCTTTCGAGGTGATATAGCAATTGATGACATCGTTATTAAAAATGGTTTCTGCCCAGCCTTGAAAGCTTGCTCATTTGAAGATGTTCAAATGTGCGGATGGACAAATGAAAAAAG tgctgatgactttgattGGACACGCCAGAGTGGCTCCACTTCAAGTTCCGGCACTGGCCCTACAAATGATCACACCTATGGAACAGCGAAAggttattacatgtatattgaAACCTCATTTCCAAGAAAGCCAGGAGACAAGGCAATTCTGATGAGCCCCAAATATCCATCAACAAAAGGAAAATGCCTTCAGTTCTGGTACCACATGTATGGAAGCCACATAGGGACCCTCAATGTTCGAATAAAGCGCATGGTTCGAGGAAAACCCACATCCTTTTTGATGTGGTCTATATCAGACGAAAATGGAAATCACTGGTGGATTGCTCAG GTGACAATCACATCAAATTCTGATTATTGGCTGGTATTTGAAGGAGTACGAGGGTCCGGTTATCGAGGTGACATAGCGATAGACGATGTAGAGTTACTGGATAATGCATGCCCACCTCCAGGTGATTGTAACTTCGAGGCAGGCATGTGTACTTGGCTCAATGTGCCTAATAATGATGATTTTGATTGGCTTCGCGGGAGTGGCTCCACACCAAGTTCTTATACTGGCCCTTCCACCGATCACACAACAAACTCAACTGGTG GCAACTATGTGTTCATTGAGACGTCATCCCCACGTAAAGTGGGTGACAAAGCGTATCTCATCAGCCAGCCATTTGATCCAACCAACAGCACTGGTATATGCTTGAAGTTCTGGCATCATATGAAAGGAGCATCCATTGGCACTTTGAATGTCTATATTTACACCGGTAACTTCTCTTCAATGTATCTGCTTTGGCAGAGGAAGGGAAATAAAGGAAACAATTGGATGCTTGGACAAACTCCAATCAGGAGCACTGTAACGTACCAG GTTGTGTTTGAAGGAATTCGTGGAAATAGCTTCACTGGCGACATTGCCTTGGATGATATAACCTTTATTGTTAGTGCAGGGAGTTGTACGCTTAAACCGTCTGATGCTACTATTG ATATTGATGACTGTTATCCCAGCCCTTGTAAAAACAATGGAACATGTATTGACGGTGTGAACAATTACACGTGCTCTTGCGTACCTGGATTTGAAGGAAAGAACTGCACAATCA aTATTGATGACTGTTATCTCAGCCCATGTGAGAACAATGGAACATGTATTGACGGTGTGAACAACTACACTTGCGCCTGCGTACCTGGATTTGAAGGAAAGAACTGCACTATGG acATTGATGACTGTGATCCTTACCCGTGTCTAAACAATGGAGCATGCATAGATGGTGTAAATAACTATACTTGCGCATGCTCTCCTGGCTTTGAAGGGAGGAACTGCAGCAtca ATATTGATGACTGTTATCCCAGCCCATGTGAGAACAATGGAACATGTATTGACGGTGTGAGCAACTACAATTGCTCCTGCGTACCTGGATTTGAAGGAAAGAACTGCTCCATGG ATATTGACGACTGTTATCCCAGCCCGTGtgaaaacaatggaacatgTATTGACGGTGTGAACAACTACATGTGCGCTTGTGTACCTGGATTTGAAGGAAAGAACTGCTCCATTG ACATTGATGACTGTGATCCTTACCCGTGTCTAAACAATGGAGCATGCATAGATGGTGTAAATAACTATACTTGCGCATGCTCTCCTGGCTTTGAAGGGAGGAACTGCAGCATCA ATATTGATGACTGTTATCCCAGCCCATGTGAGAACAATGGAACATGTATTGACGGTGTGAGCAACTACACTTGTGCTTGCGTACCTGGATTTGAGGGAAAGAACTGCACCATTA ACACAGATGACTGTGCTCCTTACCCGTGTGTAAACAATGGAACATGCGTAGATGATGTGAATAACTATACCTGTGCATGCCACCCTGGCTTTGAAGGGAGAAACTGCAGCATCA ACACCGATGACTGTGACCCTTACCCGTGTTTCAACAATGGAACGTGCATAGACGATGTGAATAACTATACTTGCGCATGCCCTCCTGGCTTTGAAGGGAGGGACTGCAGCAtca ACACAGATGACTGTGATCCTTACCCGTGTGTAAACAATGGAACATGCATAGATCATGTGAATAACTATACTTGCGCATGCCCTCCTGGCTTTGAAGGGAGGAACTGCAGCATCA ATTTTGACGACTGTTATCCTAGCCCCtgccaaaacaatggaacatgtATTGACGGAGTGAACAATTATTCTTGCGCTTGCGTACCTGGATTTGAAGGAAACAATTGCACCATTA ACACTGATGACTGTGATCCTTACCCGTGTGTAAACAATGCAACATGCATAGATGGTGTGAACAACTATTCTTGTGCATGCTCTCCTGGCTTTGAAGGAAGGAACTGCAGCATCA ATATTGACGACTGTTATCCCAGCCCGTGTAAAAACAATGGAACATGTATTGACGGTGTAAACAGTTACACTTGCGCTTGCGTACCTGGATTTGAAGGAAAGAACTGCTCCATAG ACACCGATGATTGTTATCCTTACCTGTGTTTAAACAATGGAACGTGCATAGATCATGTGAATAACTACACTTGCGCATGCCCTCCTGGCTTTGAAGGGAGAAACTGCAGCATCA ATACTGACGATTGTTATCCCAAGCCGTGTGAAAATAATGGAACATGTATCGATGGAGTGAACAACTACATTTGCACTTGCGTACCTGGATTTGAAGGAAAGAACTGCAGCATCA ACATTGATGACTGTGATCCTTACCCGTGTGTAAACAATGGAACATGCATAGATGGTGTAGATAATTATACTTGCGCATGTATCCCTGGCTTTCAAGGGAGGAACTGTGCTATAA ATATTGATGACTGTTATCCCAACCCGTGtgaaaacaatggaacatgTATTGACGGAGTGAACAAGTACACGTGCGCTTGCGTGCCTGGATTTGAAGGAAAGAATTGCACCATCA ACACAGATGACTGTGATCCTTACCCGTGTGTAAACAATGCAACATGCATAGATGGTGTAAATAACTATACTTGCGCATGCCACCCTGGCTTTGAAGGGAGGAACTGCAACATCA ACACTGATGATTGTGATCCTCACCCGTGCGTAAACAATGGAACATGCACAGATATGGTGAATAACTATACTTGCGCATGCCAGCCTGGCTTTGAAGGGAGGAACTGTACTATCa ATATTGATGACTGTCATCTCAGCCCGTGTGAAAACAATGGAATATGTATTGACGGAGTGAACAACTACACTTGTGCCTGCGTAACTGGCTTTGAAGGGAAAAACTGCAACATCA ACACTGATGACTGTGATCCTTATTCGTGTCTAAACAATGGAACATGCATAGATGGTGTGAATAACTATACCTGCGCATGTCATTCTGGCTTTGAAGGGAGGAATTGCAACATCA ATATTAATGAATGCTATCCCAGCCCGTGTAAAAACAATGGAACATGTATTGACGGTGTGAACAACTACACTTGCGCTTGCGTACCTGGATTTGAAGGAAAGAACTGCACCATCA ATATTGATGACTGTTATCCCAGCCCGTGTGAAAACCACGGAACTTGTGTTGACGGAGTGAACAACTACACTTGCGTTTGCCTACCTGGCTTTGAAGGAAAGACCTGCGCCATCG TCAAACCTGCCCAGTGTGAGCATGACCAATTTAGATGCAAAAATGGCGAGTGCATAGAAGCCAGCCTTGTATGTGATGGTGTTCCAAATTGTCTTGATTATTCGGACGAAGAAGGCCCCCTTGCGGACTGCG AATTTGTACCTGAAGCAACTGTTGCTGCTCAAAGAGGgggccagaaaaacacaa TGTACATTGGCACCGGCGTAGCTGCAGGGATCATAATAATCATTGTTGCTCTTGTGCTGGCCTACTTTATTAAGGCGAGGAAAAA AAGAAGGAGAGACGAA